From the genome of Miscanthus floridulus cultivar M001 chromosome 10, ASM1932011v1, whole genome shotgun sequence, one region includes:
- the LOC136484760 gene encoding cysteine-rich receptor-like protein kinase 29 isoform X2: MAGQQTPTSTLPLPTTNLPATFMKEITSDFSANQEVGRSVFGTVYKGVLPDGGVLAVKRLAENAPVAPGTTFDNEVANLMALKHDNIVQLVGFCHEAQKKVIQHSGRYVIVDMIESCLCYEYLANGSLDNHIYDNSSIDWDTRFRIIKGICQGLRFLHKELDGPLIHMNLVPNSIWLDDKYVPKIVDFGLSRLFGQEQTRMYTVNVKGHNGYMAPEYLYRGEISTMSDIYSLGMIIIEITTREKNCAVSDAQDRAARKFVDNVHQNWKTDEQIIRKYPKLDPNGLQQVKACIAIGLKCVEADRKKRPSVVDIVDRLNGKRVPIFNQA; encoded by the exons ATGGCGGGCCAACAGACTCCTACGAGTACATTACCATTACCAACAACGAACCTACCGGCAACCTTTATGAAAGAGATTACCAGTGATTTCTCTGCTAACCAAGAAGTTGGCCGTTCTGTTTTTGGAACAGTTTATAAG GGGGTTCTACCGGATGGGGGCGTGCTTGCTGTGAAGAGGCTTGCTGAAAACGCGCCAGTGGCACCTGGCACTACATTTGATAACGAGGTTGCAAATCTTATGGCGCTTAAGCACGACAATATTGTGCAGCTGGTTGGATTCTGCCATGAAGCGCAGAAGAAAGTGATTCAGCATAGTGGAAGATATGTAATTGTAGACATGATCGAAAGCTGTCTATGCTACGAATATCTAGCTAATGGAAGTCTCGACAATCACATTTATG ACAATAGTTCAATTGACTGGGACACACGATTCAGAATAATTAAGGGGATCTGCCAGGGTCTACGTTTCCTTCATAAGGAGTTGGACGGCCCCCTTATTCACATGAATCTTGTGCCTAACTCTATATGGTTGGATGATAAATACGTGCCGAAGATTGTTGATTTCGGTCTCTCGAGACTCTTTGGACAAGAGCAGACCCGGATGTACACAGTCAATGTTAAGGGGCATAA TGGATACATGGCTCCGGAATATTTATACAGAGGTGAAATCTCCACCATGTCAGACATATATAGCTTAGGCATGATTATTATCGAGATCACGACTAGAGAGAAGAACTGTGCAGTCTCTGACGCTCAAGACAGAGCTGCAAGGAAATTTGTCGACAAT GTGCACCAAAACTGGAAGACAGATGAGCAGATAATACGCAAGTACCCAAAACTAGATCCAAATGGCCTTCAGCAAGTAAAAGCGTGCATTGCAATTGGGCTAAAGTGTGTGGAGGCTGATCGGAAAAAGAGGCCTTCTGTAGTGGACATTGTTGATAGACTCAATGGGAAACGTGTACCAATTTTTAATCAG GCTTGA
- the LOC136484760 gene encoding cysteine-rich receptor-like protein kinase 29 isoform X1, with protein MAGQQTPTSTLPLPTTNLPATFMKEITSDFSANQEVGRSVFGTVYKGVLPDGGVLAVKRLAENAPVAPGTTFDNEVANLMALKHDNIVQLVGFCHEAQKKVIQHSGRYVIVDMIESCLCYEYLANGSLDNHIYADNSSIDWDTRFRIIKGICQGLRFLHKELDGPLIHMNLVPNSIWLDDKYVPKIVDFGLSRLFGQEQTRMYTVNVKGHNGYMAPEYLYRGEISTMSDIYSLGMIIIEITTREKNCAVSDAQDRAARKFVDNVHQNWKTDEQIIRKYPKLDPNGLQQVKACIAIGLKCVEADRKKRPSVVDIVDRLNGKRVPIFNQA; from the exons ATGGCGGGCCAACAGACTCCTACGAGTACATTACCATTACCAACAACGAACCTACCGGCAACCTTTATGAAAGAGATTACCAGTGATTTCTCTGCTAACCAAGAAGTTGGCCGTTCTGTTTTTGGAACAGTTTATAAG GGGGTTCTACCGGATGGGGGCGTGCTTGCTGTGAAGAGGCTTGCTGAAAACGCGCCAGTGGCACCTGGCACTACATTTGATAACGAGGTTGCAAATCTTATGGCGCTTAAGCACGACAATATTGTGCAGCTGGTTGGATTCTGCCATGAAGCGCAGAAGAAAGTGATTCAGCATAGTGGAAGATATGTAATTGTAGACATGATCGAAAGCTGTCTATGCTACGAATATCTAGCTAATGGAAGTCTCGACAATCACATTTATG CAGACAATAGTTCAATTGACTGGGACACACGATTCAGAATAATTAAGGGGATCTGCCAGGGTCTACGTTTCCTTCATAAGGAGTTGGACGGCCCCCTTATTCACATGAATCTTGTGCCTAACTCTATATGGTTGGATGATAAATACGTGCCGAAGATTGTTGATTTCGGTCTCTCGAGACTCTTTGGACAAGAGCAGACCCGGATGTACACAGTCAATGTTAAGGGGCATAA TGGATACATGGCTCCGGAATATTTATACAGAGGTGAAATCTCCACCATGTCAGACATATATAGCTTAGGCATGATTATTATCGAGATCACGACTAGAGAGAAGAACTGTGCAGTCTCTGACGCTCAAGACAGAGCTGCAAGGAAATTTGTCGACAAT GTGCACCAAAACTGGAAGACAGATGAGCAGATAATACGCAAGTACCCAAAACTAGATCCAAATGGCCTTCAGCAAGTAAAAGCGTGCATTGCAATTGGGCTAAAGTGTGTGGAGGCTGATCGGAAAAAGAGGCCTTCTGTAGTGGACATTGTTGATAGACTCAATGGGAAACGTGTACCAATTTTTAATCAG GCTTGA
- the LOC136484762 gene encoding non-specific lipid-transfer protein 4-like produces MMRPLLASLALFFVIAGVAHGAGECGRASADRVALRLAPCVSAADDPQSTPTSSCCSAVHAIGQSPSCLCAVMLSGTARAAGIKPEVAITIPKRCNMADRPVGYKCGDYTLP; encoded by the exons ATGATGAGGCCACTCCTTGCTTCGCTTGCTCTGTTTTTTGTGATCGCCGGTGTGGCGCATGGCGCCGGGGAGTGCGGGAGAGCCTCCGCTGACAGGGTGGCGCTAAGGCTGGCGCCATGCGTCTCGGCCGCCGACGACCCACAGTCGACGCCGACCAGCAGCTGCTGCTCGGCCGTGCACGCCATCGGGCAGAGCCCCAGCTGCCTGTGCGCCGTCATGCTGTCCGGCACCGCCAGGGCTGCCGGGATCAAGCCGGAGGTCGCCATTACCATCCCCAAGCGCTGCAACATGGCCGATCGCCCCGTCGGCTACAAGTGCGGAG ATTACACGCTGCCCTGA
- the LOC136484763 gene encoding disease resistance protein PIK6-NP-like, producing MADLAVSLAKSVVEGAVTKALVAIEEEATLRQSTQNDLAFITGEFQMMQSFLNVADEEHARNNVVRTWVRQVRDLAYNVEDCIEYVIHLDKASDWYCRCLPGFIRPELPLDKAVAEIKLLKGRVEEVSLRNMRYNLISDSGSKPITQQQLVPGASVGATTFDMLVKARDTTKMQRGLGDLTKLLITKKPGGDLGVISVWAAGGNADTTPIIREAYGKPEICDSFRCRGWAKLTHPFNPHEFQRSLLIQFHTNSRLQKKSGVDVGTLKRLEVVAEGELIEEFMEQMKERYLVILENVSSMVEWDTVRAYLPEEKNHSWVIISTQQSEVARLCVGDPWQLC from the coding sequence ATGGCAGACCTGGCAGTGAGCTTGGCCAAGTCGGTGGTGGAGGGGGCTGTGACCAAAGCCCTGGTGGCGATTGAGGAGGAGGCAACGCTGCGGCAGAGCACGCAGAACGACCTGGCGTTCATCACCGGTGAGTTCCAGATGATGCAGTCCTTCCTCAATGTCGCAGATGAGGAACACGCCAGGAATAACGTGGTGAGGACCTGGGTGAGACAGGTCCGTGACCTCGCCTACAATGTGGAGGACTGCATTGAGTATGTGATCCACCTGGACAAGGCGTCAGACTGGTATTGCCGCTGCCTCCCAGGCTTCATCAGGCCGGAGCTGCCGCTGGACAAGGCGGTCGCTGAAATAAAGCTGCTCAAGGGCAGGGTTGAGGAGGTGAGCCTTCGGAACATGCGCTACAACCTCATCAGTGATTCAGGTTCCAAGCCCATCACGCAGCAACAGTTGGTGCCTGGTGCTTCTGTCGGTGCCACAACATTTGACATGCTCGTCAAAGCAAGAGATACCACAAAGATGCAACGAGGATTAGGAGATCTGACCAAGTTGTTGATCACCAAGAAACCTGGTGGAGACCTTGGAGTGATCTCAGTGTGGGCAGCAGGTGGCAATGCTGATACCACACCCATCATCAGGGAGGCTTATGGCAAACCAGAAATATGTGACAGCTTCAGATGCCGTGGCTGGGCAAAGCTGACGCACCCTTTCAATCCCCATGAGTTCCAGCGGAGCTTGCTGATTCAGTTCCACACAAACTCTCGCCTACAAAAGAAATCGGGTGTAGACGTTGGTACCCTCAAGAGATTGGAAGTGGTTGCAGAAGGCGAACTTATTGAAGAGTTCATGGAGCAAATGAAGGAGAGGTACCTGGTTATCCTGGAAAACGTTTCCAGTATGGTAGAGTGGGACACCGTCAGAGCTTACCTGCCTGAAGAGAAAAATCACAGCTGGGTCATCATCTCTACTCAGCAATCTGAAGTCGCCAGGCTGTGTGTTGGAGATCCATGGCAACTGTGTTGA